CTACCGCCCCCAATAACACCGTTCTCATTCTCATGTCTATATCGGCGATCCATCTTTATGGGTTGCCTTTTTTTTGCCCGCGCGGGAGACGCGTCTTCGCGGTCGCCACGTGACCCGCGCCGCGCCTTCGCGCCCGCCGCGCGACCAGTGTGGTATTCCCCAAAAGTTTGGTTTTTTACGCCCCACTCCCCGTTATTTTTTCATCACCTGGAAAGTCTTGGCATAGTTTATGTTAAAACTTTGGCGGAAAAAGGAAATGCTCTGTTAAACTTTGTAGTTATTGCATAGTCTTAACTCCACCCAGGGGCACTTCTCTTTAATCCCGCGTAACCAACGGTTGTACTTAAACCTTTTTTTGTTTCCATAGAGACCTGCACTTTGCTCACTGCTATTTAATTCCAAACAAAAACATCATTGTGTATGAAAAGCATGAAGTGGTTTTCATTGGCAGCGCTTTGCGTCGGAGGAGCCATCGTCGTATTCTCCGCTTGCCAAAAAAGCTCGTCGTCCGCGGGAAGTTCGGTTCCTGCGAACCAGCAAAAGTTTAACATGTACCTGACCGATGGCCCTGTGAACTTCCAGCAAGTGAACATCGACATCGAATCCATCGCAGTAGAGGTAGAAGCGGATTCCTGTGTGAACTCCGGTGTTTGGGGCAACAGGGATAACGACGATACTGCCTGCTTCCACTGGGACTCTTTAAATATCACGCCGGGTGTGTATAACATCCTGAACTTTAAAAACGGGATCGATACACTGTTCTCCGCTACCAACATCCCCAAAGGGAAGATCCTCAAAATCCGGTTCAAGCTGGGTACCGACAACAGCGTCATGGCGGACAGCGTCCTGTTTAAACTCGACCTGTTCTGGGGGAACACCTTTACCATCGACGTGGACGACTGCCAGCAACTGGACGAAAATACCCTCGGTCTGTGGGTTGACTTCGACGCCGCACACTCGATCATCGAGGTGGCTCATCAGCACTTTGCCCTGCGCCCTGTCATCCGTCTCTTTACCAAAGCCAACAGCGGCGCGGTTGAAGGCGCGGTACTGCCTGGCGCCGCCGATCCCTTTGTGAGTGTGGTTTCCGGGACCGACACCCTGATCGCCCTGCCGGAATGGAATGGCCGCTGGGAAATCCGCGGTATCAAAACGAGCACCGTTGACGTGAACTTCTATGCGACGGCCAACGGATACAAAGACACCACTATCAGCAATGTAACTATAGATCCAGGTAAGACAGTGAACCTGGGTACAGTATACCTGCACTGAGTTAGTCAATACCCTATTTGGTACCCTGTAGGTAAAATGCCGCCGCCCCTTCTTGTAAGGGGCGGCTATTTTTTTGCGCCAGCCGAAGTGGGAGAATTTCGGCTGGCGC
This sequence is a window from Dinghuibacter silviterrae. Protein-coding genes within it:
- a CDS encoding DUF4382 domain-containing protein gives rise to the protein MKSMKWFSLAALCVGGAIVVFSACQKSSSSAGSSVPANQQKFNMYLTDGPVNFQQVNIDIESIAVEVEADSCVNSGVWGNRDNDDTACFHWDSLNITPGVYNILNFKNGIDTLFSATNIPKGKILKIRFKLGTDNSVMADSVLFKLDLFWGNTFTIDVDDCQQLDENTLGLWVDFDAAHSIIEVAHQHFALRPVIRLFTKANSGAVEGAVLPGAADPFVSVVSGTDTLIALPEWNGRWEIRGIKTSTVDVNFYATANGYKDTTISNVTIDPGKTVNLGTVYLH